Proteins from one Bacillota bacterium genomic window:
- a CDS encoding aldo/keto reductase has product MKRRQFGQCGFEVSVLGFGCMRLPVVAGDPDSIDEDEAVRMIRYAIDHGVDYLDTAYNYHRGKSEGLVGRALGGGYRQQVRVATKLPTWLCKTSDDFTRYLDEQLDRLETDRIDCYLLHSLNKSIWERLRGLGVRKFLDRELSRGRIGFAGFSFHDTFDLFKSVVDSYDWSLCQIMLNYVDVECQAGVRGLEYASSRGLAVVVMEPLRGGKLASGLPAEVKAEMEQIRTDWSPAEWGLRWVLNRPEVSVVLSGMSTMGQVVENLRIASEAEPGSMTADELAALAKARQIFQGRVKIGCTECGYCMPCPNELPIPDLFTLYNDAFVFNASRDSARIYELISKSGKDASACVACGNCERACPQHLPVVELLKEVHKALGEARQL; this is encoded by the coding sequence ATGAAGCGCAGGCAGTTCGGGCAGTGTGGATTCGAGGTCTCGGTACTCGGTTTCGGGTGCATGAGGTTGCCGGTTGTTGCGGGAGATCCCGATTCCATCGACGAGGATGAGGCCGTCCGGATGATCCGGTACGCCATAGATCACGGTGTCGACTACCTGGACACAGCCTACAACTACCACCGTGGCAAGAGCGAGGGCCTGGTCGGCCGGGCGCTCGGAGGCGGATACAGGCAACAGGTTCGGGTGGCGACCAAGCTTCCGACCTGGCTGTGTAAGACCTCGGACGACTTCACCAGGTACCTGGACGAGCAGCTCGACCGGCTCGAGACCGACCGGATCGACTGCTACCTGCTGCATTCGCTCAACAAGTCCATTTGGGAGAGACTGCGCGGCCTGGGGGTCAGGAAGTTCCTCGACCGCGAACTCTCCCGGGGGCGCATAGGGTTCGCCGGTTTCTCGTTCCACGACACCTTCGACCTTTTCAAGTCCGTTGTCGACTCCTACGATTGGAGTCTGTGCCAGATAATGCTGAACTACGTGGACGTGGAGTGCCAGGCTGGAGTCAGAGGACTGGAGTACGCATCCTCCCGGGGCCTGGCTGTTGTGGTCATGGAGCCGCTGCGCGGCGGCAAGCTGGCGTCAGGCCTTCCGGCTGAAGTCAAAGCTGAGATGGAGCAGATTCGGACCGACTGGTCCCCTGCCGAATGGGGACTGAGGTGGGTTCTGAACCGGCCGGAAGTGTCCGTGGTCTTGAGCGGAATGAGCACGATGGGCCAGGTGGTCGAGAACTTGAGGATTGCCTCGGAGGCGGAGCCGGGGTCGATGACCGCGGACGAACTCGCCGCGCTCGCCAAGGCAAGACAGATCTTCCAAGGGCGGGTCAAAATCGGGTGCACCGAGTGCGGGTACTGCATGCCATGCCCCAACGAATTACCGATCCCCGATCTCTTCACCCTATATAATGACGCATTTGTGTTCAATGCGTCCCGGGATTCGGCGCGGATCTACGAATTGATCTCCAAGTCGGGCAAAGACGCGTCCGCGTGCGTGGCGTGCGGCAACTGCGAGCGAGCTTGCCCACAGCATCTGCCTGTGGTGGAGTTGCTGAAGGAAGTCCACAAGGCCCTGGGAGAGGCGCGCCAGTTGTAG
- a CDS encoding DMT family transporter, with protein sequence MASHMAEFRLTPGDLLTLFLLGRVGYTLQSGFFLSSVRFVPVSLASLLFCTYPALVSVLAFLTRGDKMSPGEPAALGLCATGLALVLGTPVDTLDWRGVALPLSGTLTYACYIVVGSKVVTKVPPRAASAFVA encoded by the coding sequence ATGGCTTCACACATGGCCGAATTCCGCCTGACTCCGGGGGACTTGCTGACACTGTTCTTGCTTGGTAGGGTAGGCTACACTCTTCAGTCCGGGTTCTTCCTTTCATCAGTCAGGTTCGTTCCCGTCTCCCTGGCATCCCTTCTTTTCTGCACATACCCCGCTCTTGTGTCCGTGCTCGCCTTCCTCACCAGGGGTGACAAGATGTCCCCTGGAGAACCGGCCGCACTAGGCCTCTGCGCGACGGGACTGGCCCTGGTACTGGGTACGCCCGTCGACACGCTGGACTGGCGCGGAGTCGCCCTGCCCCTCTCAGGCACCCTGACCTACGCGTGTTACATTGTCGTCGGAAGCAAGGTGGTGACCAAGGTCCCGCCTCGGGCCGCAAGCGCCTTCGTGGCGTGA
- the garR gene encoding 2-hydroxy-3-oxopropionate reductase: MKKKIGFIGLGVMGLPMCRNLLRAGYPVVAYELRQNVLDEIVKDGAETAASCADVASRSDVIITMLPDSPDVRKAVMGPGGVLEGARPGSIIIDMSSIAPATSKEVAEAAKARGVRMLEAPVSGGQPGAVAGTLSIMVGGDEADFQECLDILKTMGKSVVRVGDIGAGNTTKVCNQIIVALNIAAVGEAFALGTKAGVDPEAIYQAIRGGLAGSNVMDAKVPLLLERKFAPGFRINLHIKDLANALATGKDVGVPLPFTGLVMQVFQALRAEGKGDLDHGAVATFFEKLAGVEVKKA; this comes from the coding sequence TTGAAGAAGAAGATTGGGTTCATTGGATTGGGCGTTATGGGACTACCCATGTGCCGCAACCTGCTCCGGGCCGGGTACCCAGTGGTGGCATACGAACTCCGCCAGAACGTCCTGGACGAGATAGTCAAGGACGGCGCTGAGACTGCGGCGTCCTGCGCGGATGTGGCGAGCAGGAGCGACGTGATCATCACCATGCTTCCGGATTCCCCTGATGTCCGCAAGGCGGTCATGGGACCGGGCGGAGTGCTCGAAGGCGCCCGGCCTGGGTCGATCATTATCGATATGAGTTCGATCGCCCCCGCGACATCCAAGGAGGTTGCGGAGGCCGCCAAGGCACGGGGGGTCAGGATGCTGGAGGCCCCTGTCAGCGGAGGGCAGCCGGGAGCGGTTGCGGGCACCCTCTCCATCATGGTCGGTGGAGATGAGGCCGACTTCCAGGAGTGCCTGGATATCTTGAAGACAATGGGCAAGTCCGTCGTCCGAGTGGGAGACATTGGCGCAGGCAACACCACCAAGGTGTGCAACCAGATCATTGTGGCCCTGAACATAGCCGCGGTCGGCGAGGCATTCGCGCTGGGAACAAAGGCAGGAGTGGATCCGGAAGCGATCTATCAGGCAATAAGGGGCGGCCTGGCCGGCAGCAATGTGATGGACGCCAAGGTTCCCCTGCTCCTCGAGCGCAAGTTCGCCCCCGGTTTCCGGATCAACCTGCACATAAAGGACCTAGCGAATGCGCTCGCCACGGGGAAGGACGTTGGGGTGCCCTTGCCCTTTACCGGCCTGGTCATGCAAGTCTTCCAGGCACTCCGGGCCGAGGGGAAAGGCGATCTGGACCACGGGGCTGTGGCCACGTTCTTTGAGAAGCTCGCAGGTGTGGAGGTGAAGAAAGCCTGA
- a CDS encoding branched-chain amino acid ABC transporter substrate-binding protein yields MMRSRSSLLLVALSLVLSLSAGHSLGAPEPIKIGLQAPITGPWAYEGEMARNCVQIVADEINSAGGIAIGAVKRPVEIVLGDDQGSPRQSALVAQRMLSDKVVAVIGTYGSSITDPASTIYERAGLVNIAYGSTAEKLTEQGRKFFFRTCFRDDRQGAFFAAFVNDTLKAKRVAILHDNTTFGKGLAEAARRPLLEAKKADLVFYDAVTPGERDFTAILSRMQKSNPEVVYYTGYYAEAGLIIRQMRNLGIKATFVGGNAAINDEFIKIAGLDVARGALMTQEPLPTDLKYPESKSFLDEYIRRHKEPPSSPWPVYAADALKVIAAAISATGSTDSKVLADYLHNDLKDLPGITGPISFDAVGDREGAIYLAYEVTADGKFVPLQ; encoded by the coding sequence ATGATGAGAAGTCGGTCGAGCTTGTTGCTGGTCGCGCTCTCGCTGGTCCTCTCACTGTCAGCTGGCCATTCTCTTGGTGCCCCGGAACCCATCAAGATCGGGCTTCAAGCCCCTATCACCGGGCCGTGGGCTTACGAAGGCGAGATGGCCCGAAACTGCGTCCAGATCGTGGCGGACGAGATCAACTCCGCCGGGGGCATAGCAATAGGAGCTGTCAAGCGGCCTGTTGAGATCGTTCTCGGCGACGACCAGGGTTCTCCCAGGCAAAGTGCCTTGGTAGCCCAGCGGATGCTGAGCGACAAGGTCGTCGCGGTAATCGGGACCTACGGTTCATCCATCACAGATCCGGCGTCCACCATCTACGAGCGCGCCGGCCTCGTGAACATCGCCTACGGTTCCACCGCCGAGAAACTAACCGAACAGGGGCGGAAGTTCTTCTTCAGGACCTGTTTCAGAGACGACAGGCAAGGAGCCTTCTTTGCCGCGTTCGTCAACGATACCCTGAAGGCCAAGCGTGTCGCGATTCTTCACGACAACACCACTTTCGGCAAAGGCCTCGCTGAGGCAGCCAGGCGTCCGCTTCTCGAAGCCAAGAAGGCCGACCTTGTGTTCTACGATGCGGTGACACCAGGCGAGCGTGACTTCACCGCGATCCTCAGCAGGATGCAGAAGTCCAACCCTGAGGTAGTCTACTACACTGGGTACTATGCGGAGGCAGGTCTCATCATCCGGCAGATGCGCAACCTTGGGATCAAGGCCACTTTTGTCGGGGGCAACGCGGCGATCAACGACGAGTTCATCAAAATCGCAGGCCTGGACGTGGCCCGGGGTGCTCTCATGACGCAGGAACCCCTTCCAACAGACCTCAAGTACCCTGAGTCCAAGTCCTTCCTCGACGAGTACATACGCCGGCACAAGGAGCCGCCGAGCAGCCCGTGGCCTGTGTACGCCGCCGACGCGCTCAAAGTCATCGCGGCGGCCATCTCCGCCACCGGGTCCACCGACTCCAAAGTCCTCGCCGACTACCTCCACAACGATCTGAAGGACCTGCCGGGTATTACCGGCCCGATCTCCTTCGACGCGGTGGGTGATCGGGAGGGAGCGATCTATCTGGCGTACGAGGTCACTGCTGACGGGAAGTTCGTACCCCTCCAGTAG
- a CDS encoding branched-chain amino acid ABC transporter permease, whose protein sequence is MVFFLEQLVNGLTVGAVYALVALGYTMVYGVMRLINFAHGDLFMIGSYLGFTMLVSVFAGSRISLGLALLASILVALAGVAILGMAVERVAYRPLRRSNRLTAVVSALGAAIFLQNAAMLIWGARYQAYPPWASPDAQWVVAGVHINLMQILIMATSLVLMIALYLFVQRTTVGAAIRATAIDHDTARLMGIDVDQIIRLIFLIGPALGGVAGVLLGLYYRQIHFTVGWAYGLKAFTAAILGGIGNIPGAMVGGLLLGILEMLGAGYISAAWKDAFVFLILVLLLMFRPTGLLGERVAEKV, encoded by the coding sequence ATGGTCTTCTTCCTGGAACAGTTGGTAAACGGCCTTACGGTCGGCGCCGTGTATGCCTTGGTCGCTCTGGGCTACACAATGGTGTATGGAGTCATGAGGCTCATCAACTTCGCCCACGGCGATCTATTCATGATCGGGTCCTACCTTGGGTTCACGATGCTCGTCTCCGTTTTTGCCGGAAGCAGAATCTCGCTTGGGCTGGCTCTGCTTGCAAGTATACTCGTGGCGTTGGCCGGGGTGGCGATTCTCGGCATGGCGGTGGAGCGCGTGGCATACCGACCCCTGCGCCGATCGAACAGGCTCACGGCAGTGGTCTCCGCCCTCGGGGCGGCGATCTTCCTGCAAAATGCGGCAATGCTCATCTGGGGGGCCCGATATCAGGCCTATCCCCCTTGGGCATCCCCGGACGCGCAGTGGGTGGTTGCAGGCGTCCACATCAACCTCATGCAGATCCTGATAATGGCAACGTCTCTGGTCCTCATGATAGCGCTCTACCTGTTCGTCCAGCGAACGACGGTTGGGGCAGCGATCAGGGCCACCGCCATCGACCATGACACCGCGAGGCTGATGGGCATCGATGTGGACCAGATCATCCGTCTGATCTTCCTCATAGGTCCTGCGCTTGGCGGGGTTGCTGGAGTGCTCTTGGGCCTCTATTACCGGCAGATTCACTTCACAGTTGGGTGGGCCTATGGCCTCAAGGCTTTCACCGCTGCGATCTTGGGTGGAATAGGCAACATACCTGGGGCGATGGTGGGAGGTCTCCTTCTCGGGATCCTGGAGATGCTCGGCGCTGGATACATCTCGGCCGCCTGGAAGGATGCATTCGTCTTTCTCATACTCGTCTTGCTTCTGATGTTCCGGCCCACCGGGCTCTTAGGTGAGCGCGTAGCGGAGAAGGTCTAG
- a CDS encoding branched-chain amino acid ABC transporter permease, with protein MFKLREFWKSLSGFERKYSRWLLTGLIVLALAFPLIAKDYWVDVCVFWGIYVLLGLSLNIIVGEVGLFNMGHMAFFAIGSYTTAILSERFGISLWLLLPTSGIVAGLAGYVLARPIIHLRGDYLLVVTIGLNEMIRISLINNPWGLTGGPNGLIVLDQFRFFGRVIQSPTDFYYLTWALVALTLWALTRLQRSRIGRAWNYVREDAVAAEATGVDTRWAKLLAFTLGAGIAGAAGTIFATKLVVISPESFTFMESVILFSIVILGGMGSIPGVILGSGAMLVLPELLRNFAQYRMLFFGAAMVLMMIFRPQGLWPSRRWTTQLKGGKEA; from the coding sequence GTGTTCAAGCTGCGTGAGTTCTGGAAGTCGTTGTCTGGATTCGAGCGAAAGTACTCCAGATGGCTCCTCACGGGGCTCATCGTGCTGGCCTTGGCCTTCCCACTCATAGCCAAAGACTACTGGGTGGATGTGTGCGTTTTCTGGGGTATCTACGTCCTCCTCGGACTGAGCCTCAACATAATCGTCGGTGAAGTCGGCCTCTTCAACATGGGCCACATGGCTTTCTTCGCCATAGGCTCCTACACCACCGCCATCTTAAGCGAGCGGTTCGGCATTTCCTTGTGGCTCCTTCTGCCCACAAGCGGCATAGTAGCGGGCCTTGCCGGGTATGTCCTTGCCCGCCCCATCATCCACCTTCGTGGCGATTACCTGTTGGTCGTCACCATCGGCCTGAACGAGATGATCCGGATCAGCCTGATCAACAACCCTTGGGGCCTGACCGGCGGCCCAAACGGTCTGATCGTGCTCGACCAGTTCCGGTTCTTCGGCCGGGTGATCCAGAGCCCCACGGATTTCTACTACTTGACCTGGGCACTGGTGGCCCTGACTCTTTGGGCCCTTACCAGGCTTCAACGGTCGAGAATCGGACGGGCATGGAACTACGTACGCGAAGACGCAGTCGCGGCGGAGGCCACAGGGGTGGACACCAGATGGGCAAAGCTGCTGGCGTTCACACTCGGGGCAGGAATCGCTGGGGCAGCCGGAACCATCTTTGCCACCAAGCTCGTGGTGATCTCCCCAGAGAGTTTCACCTTCATGGAATCGGTGATCCTCTTCTCCATAGTCATCCTGGGGGGAATGGGCTCGATCCCCGGCGTGATCCTGGGCTCTGGGGCGATGCTTGTCCTGCCTGAGCTCCTTCGCAATTTCGCCCAGTACCGGATGCTCTTTTTCGGGGCAGCGATGGTGCTCATGATGATCTTTCGGCCGCAGGGCCTATGGCCCTCCAGGCGCTGGACCACACAGCTAAAGGGGGGTAAGGAAGCGTGA
- a CDS encoding ABC transporter ATP-binding protein, with protein MSEPASGGALLELRSVSKNFGGLRAVNHFDLDVAEGSITSLIGPNGAGKTTVFNVITGIYRPDGGQVTFAGKDISGSLPHRVVEAGIARTFQTLRLFENLTCFENVLSGQHCRSRSGVLACIFGTAARRLEERQAYEEAERCLRKMGIWSYRDELARNLSYGDRRRLEIARALATRPRLLILDEPAGGLNEEESAELMDIIRGIRDSGITVFLIEHDMQVVMGISDLVAVMENGLKISEGTPAQVQQDPAVIEAYLGTDDDELGGDDK; from the coding sequence GTGAGCGAACCAGCATCCGGTGGAGCACTCCTCGAGCTCAGATCGGTGAGCAAGAACTTCGGGGGCCTGCGCGCCGTCAACCATTTCGACCTCGATGTCGCCGAGGGCAGCATAACCAGTCTCATCGGCCCAAACGGCGCGGGGAAGACCACGGTGTTCAACGTCATAACCGGAATCTACCGACCTGATGGCGGCCAGGTTACCTTTGCCGGGAAAGACATATCCGGGAGCCTCCCCCATCGAGTGGTTGAGGCTGGGATAGCTCGCACTTTTCAGACCCTCCGTCTGTTCGAGAACCTCACGTGCTTCGAGAACGTCCTCTCTGGGCAGCACTGTAGGAGCCGCTCAGGAGTTCTTGCATGCATTTTCGGCACAGCCGCCAGGCGGCTTGAAGAACGGCAAGCCTACGAGGAGGCAGAGAGGTGCCTCCGCAAGATGGGGATCTGGTCCTACCGAGACGAACTCGCCCGGAACCTTTCCTATGGCGACAGACGGAGGCTTGAGATCGCCCGCGCGCTGGCCACTCGTCCACGTCTTCTGATTCTCGACGAGCCCGCTGGAGGCCTCAACGAGGAAGAGTCCGCCGAGTTGATGGACATCATCAGGGGCATTCGAGACTCCGGCATCACCGTCTTCCTGATAGAGCATGACATGCAAGTCGTGATGGGCATATCTGACCTGGTAGCTGTCATGGAGAACGGGCTGAAGATAAGCGAGGGGACCCCCGCCCAAGTGCAGCAGGACCCTGCCGTAATCGAAGCCTATCTGGGTACGGACGACGACGAGCTGGGCGGTGATGACAAGTGA
- a CDS encoding ABC transporter ATP-binding protein: protein MSLLEIREVRIAYGNVEAIKGISLTVEEGEIVTLLGANGAGKTTTLRAVSGLLRPRSGSIRLRDDEISSMPAHRIVERGVAHVPEGRKVFGTLTTEENLNLGAYRHRHDPAKVAAGRKRVYELFPRLLERRNQLAGTLSGGEQQMLAIGRGLMADPRILLLDEPSLGLAPKLVQEIFRTIRGINAQGVTILLVEQNARLALRVSHRAYVLETGKIVLSGPSRELASDPRIKQAYLGGRQSTQSATE from the coding sequence GTGAGCCTTCTTGAGATCCGCGAGGTCCGCATCGCTTACGGAAACGTGGAGGCGATCAAAGGCATATCCCTTACAGTGGAAGAAGGGGAGATAGTCACTCTCCTCGGGGCGAACGGGGCGGGAAAGACAACCACCCTTCGCGCGGTCTCCGGGCTGCTCAGGCCGAGGTCCGGCAGCATCAGGCTTCGGGATGACGAGATCAGCTCAATGCCTGCCCATCGAATCGTGGAGCGTGGAGTGGCGCACGTGCCAGAAGGCCGGAAGGTCTTCGGCACCCTGACCACCGAGGAGAACCTCAACCTGGGGGCTTACAGGCATCGGCACGACCCGGCGAAGGTCGCAGCAGGCCGGAAGCGTGTGTACGAACTCTTCCCCAGGCTGCTCGAACGGAGGAACCAGCTCGCGGGAACTCTCTCCGGGGGCGAGCAGCAAATGCTCGCCATAGGCCGCGGGTTGATGGCCGATCCCAGGATACTGCTTCTTGATGAGCCCTCGCTGGGCCTGGCGCCCAAGCTCGTGCAGGAGATATTCCGTACTATCAGGGGGATCAATGCTCAGGGAGTGACCATCCTCCTGGTAGAGCAGAATGCCAGGCTGGCGCTTCGAGTGTCGCACAGGGCCTACGTCCTGGAAACCGGAAAGATAGTGCTATCAGGGCCTTCGCGCGAGCTTGCGAGCGATCCTCGGATCAAGCAGGCTTACCTTGGTGGGCGCCAGAGCACCCAGTCGGCAACCGAGTAG